A region of the Lysobacter sp. K5869 genome:
GCAGCGTGTCGGCGCGGCGGCGGTTTTGTCGCCTACTGTGGCGTGGGGGCGGGCGGATACATTGCGATACAAACCGGCGGCGGGGCCGGTTTCGGGTTCGGCGTTATCGGTTCGGGGCGGCGACGGGCGGTCGCGAACCGGCCGGCGCGGAACGGGCCGGGCGCGCCGTCGCCTTTGCGCTGCTGGAAGAGGTCGGGCAGTCGCACGCGGCGTGAACGTATGCGGCAGGCTCAGCGCCGCAAGGCCGAACCCGCCAGCAAGGCGCCGAATCCGATCAGCAGCGCGCCGAACGCGCGGTCGATGCCCCGTCGCCAGCGCAGCAGCCGCGCGCGCACCGCGCCTTGCGAGAACAGCAGCGCGACCAGGGCGAACCACAGCAGATGCGCGCCGGAGACGAAGGCGCCGTAGCCGAGCTTCGCGCTCAACGGCGTGTCCGGCCCGACCACTTGCAGGAACAGGCTGACCACGAACACCGTGCACTTGGGATTGAGCGCGTTGGTGAGAAAACCGGTGCGCAGGGCGGCGCAGTCGCCTTGCGCGGCCGGCGCCGTCTGCGCGGGTTCGTCGGCGGCGCGCGTGCGCAGCATCTTCACTCCGAGCCAAAGCAGGTACAGCGCGCCGAGCAGCTTGAGCGCGGCGTACAAGCGGATCGATTCGCGGATCACCAGCCCGACCCCGAGCAAGGTGTAGCCCACATGCACCCACACGCCCAGGGCGATGCCCAGCGCGGTCAGCACGCCGGCGCGGCGCGATTGCAGCAGGCTGTTGCGCGAGACCATGGCGAAGTCGGGGCCGGGGCTGATCACCGCCAGAGTGGTGATGGTGACTACGGCTAACAGTTCCTGCATGGTCGGTTCGCGCGGGTAGGGCGGTTGGCGGCTAAATTAGGCGTGGATACCCGGAGCCGCAAACGATGAATCCTCACGACGATGG
Encoded here:
- a CDS encoding LysE family transporter, translating into MQELLAVVTITTLAVISPGPDFAMVSRNSLLQSRRAGVLTALGIALGVWVHVGYTLLGVGLVIRESIRLYAALKLLGALYLLWLGVKMLRTRAADEPAQTAPAAQGDCAALRTGFLTNALNPKCTVFVVSLFLQVVGPDTPLSAKLGYGAFVSGAHLLWFALVALLFSQGAVRARLLRWRRGIDRAFGALLIGFGALLAGSALRR